The segment AGCTTGTCGATGAAATAATTCCCCTGTTCCGTCCATTCCAGGTAAATAGACTAACAGGGGAATATTGGATGTTAATGATAGTCTTGGCTGTGGCGTTAGTAACCTCATGCTTGATTCTTGACGGTTAATGGTTTATTCACCATTTAAAAAGTTATTGTCTTAAATCAATTATATAGTAAGTCTATTTGAATTGTAAACGGACTGATAAGTAGAAGAGAACGGAGAACAGGGAACAGATAATTTTTACATCTCAAATGGAATTGCTATAGCTCAATTTTTGTCAATTAGAAGATAGGAAATGCTAAACAATTAATTTAGAAAAATGAAACTGGACTAAAAAACTCACCAAATTCCCACTCTTCATAGTCTTCGCTAGAATCAATCAATGTACAATAATCCCAATGATTCAAATGAAATTTGTAAGATGAGTTGAGCTTATCCATTAAACTAACAGTAGCCCCTAAAGAAAGATTTTTTAACCAGCGATTAGTTAAGCGCATACAAACTTGATAATATTCCTCGTTCCTTTTTTTAAGAATATTCCAAGCGACAGATTGGCCATAATCACCTTGCACGATATAAGAATAATCCCCTTGAATATTAGAACTATTTTGAAGCTTGATATCACGGGAATGTTCCTCCTTATCCCACTGAAAAATTTCGAGCATTAATAACTGCCATTGCCTTTTAGATAAGACACCCCATAGAGAAATACATTGAAATTCCGTTACGGAATTAGGTTCATTTTCTGATGAAATTAAAATTTTTTTAATTTGCTCAAAATTAACCGAAGAATTTCCTGGGGACTTAGAGGGTAGCATTTGATAAATTCCTTAAAAATAGTAGTTATAGCTTAACTTACTATTGTCCATAAATATTCTTGTTTAGTAAGTGATTTTGATCACCAGTTTGCGTGATCTTAACTAGATTTTAAATAAATAAAAAGGCTCTTATTTATTTGATTAAATCTTTTCCGAAAGAAGAACTCTATGGCATGGTTCAACAGCTTAGATATTGTTTTGATTATTGATTTTCCAAACGGTTCAAAACAGTAATTGCATTTTGTCGCCAACTATCATTATTGTGATAAATTTGCAAAAATTGTGCTAAATTTTTCTTAGCTTGCCCAAACTCTTGTAAAACATATTGAGACATTCCCGCATGGTACAAAGCCATAAAATTCTCAGGCTGATATTTCACCACCAACTCCATAATCGGACCGGCTGACTCATCATCCCCTTGATCCGCCACAGGATGACCAATCTCAAACACCACTCCCGCGGCCTGCGATCGCTGTTCGGGGGGAAGTTGTTGAATTAACTGATCCGCTTGCTCAGTTTTGCCCGCTAAGGCGTAACATCCCGCACTATAGGCGATTCCTTCAGGGGTTTGGGGAGGGGGGTTAGACCGCAGTTTCGTAGACACTTCCACCGCATTACAATGGGGTTTGATAGTTTGATACCAGACTTGAGCAGAAGAAGTCATCATATTAACCGCCGCAGGAGCAACCACAGGATTCTCAACTTGGGCGCGGCGGTAAGTTAGACTAAGGATACCAGCCCCTAGCCCCAGTAACCCTAATAAAACCAGGGGTTTACTAACACGAAAGGCTAAACCGAAAGATTGTTCCTCAAGATCGGTAATATCAATGGGTTCTAGGGCAAAGAGCGCATCTTTAGCATTAGCAAAGCGATAGTCCCGATTCGGGTCTACCATCGTCTCTAACCAGTTGCGAAAACGGGGGTTAATGGACTTTTGTAATGGTTGTAAATTGAAGCGGAAATTATTATCCATTAAACGGCTAATTTCTACCGATGGAGTATGGGTTAATAGGCTAATAAT is part of the Rippkaea orientalis PCC 8801 genome and harbors:
- a CDS encoding serine/threonine protein kinase, which produces MSNFPDFSGYNYQVIAELGRNREGGRITYLAQTIDTSQPVVLKQFRFLQGDATWQGFKVYEREISILKELNHPRIPRYLDSFETPDGFCMVQEYKNAPSLANKSRWKLSDIQEIARSILAILVDLQAHNPPIIHRDIKPENILVDDDKNVYLIDFGLARKTDTEVALSSVIAGTPGFMPPEELFNHPLTEASDLYSLGVTIISLLTHTPSVEISRLMDNNFRFNLQPLQKSINPRFRNWLETMVDPNRDYRFANAKDALFALEPIDITDLEEQSFGLAFRVSKPLVLLGLLGLGAGILSLTYRRAQVENPVVAPAAVNMMTSSAQVWYQTIKPHCNAVEVSTKLRSNPPPQTPEGIAYSAGCYALAGKTEQADQLIQQLPPEQRSQAAGVVFEIGHPVADQGDDESAGPIMELVVKYQPENFMALYHAGMSQYVLQEFGQAKKNLAQFLQIYHNNDSWRQNAITVLNRLENQ